CTGCTTGATTTCCGCCTTGTCCAGCGCGTCCAGCCGTGCGCGCATCGCCAGGTCAGGCTGCAGCGGGCCGGTCGGCGGCAGCACCACGGTGTCTTCCATGCCTACCTCGGCTTGCGGCAGGTCGCCCAGCCGGATCCGGCGAATCCGCGGCTGCTGGATCGGCAAGGTGGCGCCGCGGTAGATGATGATCTCGTGGTCCTGCGGGTAGTCGCGCGCCAGCACCTCGACCAGCAGTTCGCGGTAGGCCGGCCCGGTAGAGAAGCGCGCCAACGACTGGTCACCAACCAGACCCACCTGCCACAGCACCAGGTAGGCGGTCGGGTCGATCCGGCGCCGGTAGAACAGCAGCTGGCTGGCCTCGAAGTGCTGGCAGCCGTAGCGGCCGGGGTCGATGCCGAGGTCGGCGTACAGGCAGTCCTCGGCCGAGATGCCCGGTTCCATGTGCGCCGCGTAGCCCTCGCTGCGGGCCACCTCGATCGACTTGTGCGGTGCCCAGGCGAACACGCCGGGATGGCCGTAGAACACCCCGCACACCCGCTTGCCCGCGCGCACCTCGGTGAGGATCGCCTCGACCATCTCGCGGTAGGTCTGCATGCGCGACTTCCCTTCGCGGTAGTACGGCTGCAGGCTGCGCACGTCCGGGTGCATCTTGTGCAGCCACATCTCGACGATGCCGTCGGAGAGCCCGGCGAACACCACGTCCGCCTGTTCGATATGGCTGCGCGCCAGCGGGCCGAGGTGCGAACCCAGGGTCATGCCCAGGCCAACGCAGACCAGGCTTCCGGGTGAACTTGCTGCATCCATGGTGGCGCACCGTCTTGGCAGTGGGATGGCGGCATTATTCGCACGCCCGCGACGGCGGCGCCAGTTCAGCGCTCCACGGGCGGCTTCGCCGGCAGCGCCTCCAGCAACGGCTTGATCAGGTCCAGCGGCAGCGGGAACAC
This genomic stretch from Rhodanobacter thiooxydans harbors:
- a CDS encoding SAM-dependent methyltransferase, giving the protein MDAASSPGSLVCVGLGMTLGSHLGPLARSHIEQADVVFAGLSDGIVEMWLHKMHPDVRSLQPYYREGKSRMQTYREMVEAILTEVRAGKRVCGVFYGHPGVFAWAPHKSIEVARSEGYAAHMEPGISAEDCLYADLGIDPGRYGCQHFEASQLLFYRRRIDPTAYLVLWQVGLVGDQSLARFSTGPAYRELLVEVLARDYPQDHEIIIYRGATLPIQQPRIRRIRLGDLPQAEVGMEDTVVLPPTGPLQPDLAMRARLDALDKAEIKQDAGVL